Below is a window of Bacteroidales bacterium DNA.
GAAATTTCTTATTCCTCCTGAAATGATAAGGTGTTTTGTTCTGACACCGGAATCGGATTGCACGATCTGATTTACAAAGCTGAGCATGTCTGCGGCGGTATGTCCGATCAGGGCAAAAGGGGAAAAGAGTTCCCGGGCAGACTCACTTGCACGCTGTAATTCGAGCGATGCAAAATTGGTACCACCAAAGGCACCGAATTCGATTCCGGCAAGAGGGAGGTGAAGAAGCTGTCTGAGACTTTCAGGCCCCATACCCTGCCCTACTTCTTTGACAATAATCTGAAGGTTTGTTTTGTCAAGTACACGTTGAATTGTTTCAACCGGCGGAACTGATAGTCTGTCTCCTTCGGGTTGAAGCCATTCCTGCATAGGATTCACGTGAATAATGATTCCGTCAGCTTCCAGGCGTTTTACCAGTTCTGAAACCAGGTGCAGTTCTCGTTCTGCCGCAAGCTGTTCCAGCTGAGCTATACCCAGGTTAGCCCAGAGGGGCAGGTCGGGTCCAATCACCGGTCGCATGTTGAAGTCGTCGAAATATTGGTTGTCTCTGAGGATGATCCGACAGGAGCCAAGACCCATGCCCATACCGAAATCATGGCAGGCGCGGGCCAGGTTTGTATTGATTCCGCGCGCCAATTGTGTTCCGCCCGTCATACTTGAAATCCAGATGGGAACACGAACCATCCGGCCAAGAAACTCGAAAGGTTTACTGTGCTCGGATGGATGAGCGGCT
It encodes the following:
- a CDS encoding type 2 isopentenyl-diphosphate Delta-isomerase yields the protein MEDRKKDHIELAFSSRTEAILADQRFYYEPLLAAHPSEHSKPFEFLGRMVRVPIWISSMTGGTQLARGINTNLARACHDFGMGMGLGSCRIILRDNQYFDDFNMRPVIGPDLPLWANLGIAQLEQLAAERELHLVSELVKRLEADGIIIHVNPMQEWLQPEGDRLSVPPVETIQRVLDKTNLQIIVKEVGQGMGPESLRQLLHLPLAGIEFGAFGGTNFASLELQRASESARELFSPFALIGHTAADMLSFVNQIVQSDSGVRTKHLIISGGIRNF